A window of Vigna unguiculata cultivar IT97K-499-35 chromosome 4, ASM411807v1, whole genome shotgun sequence contains these coding sequences:
- the LOC114181478 gene encoding receptor-like protein EIX1, which yields MTCSFFMVLFVYSLFMSTFSVCRETICIGSERETLLKLKHHLTDPSNRLSSWNVSVNPNCCEWDGVVCNNFTSHVAELHLRTSFPDFDYPLYYEDYEEALEDHSRRALGGEINPCLVDLKHLNYLDLSGNHFPSTPIPSFIATITSLTHLNLSYAGFMGNIPSQIGNLSNLLYLDLSYVANGTIPPQIGSLSNLLHLHLRGGYYEESLFLENINWLSSLSKIRYLTLSSIWSRRGGMLIPSSLGSMNSLVHLDLSYSEFIGNFPPQIGNLSKLVYLDLSGAANGTLPSQIGNLSNLLYLDLGSDLTSIPKNVDCLSRLTKLEYLDLGGANLSQSFQLLHTLQALPSLMHLYLSRCTLPHYNQPSFLNFSSLLTLDLSEVYYHSAISFVPKWVFGLKKLVSLFLYANNFEGPILDDFRNLTLLENLDLKENSFSSSIPHWFYSSFPHLKFLDLSYNNLQGNISDALGNVTSLVTLDMSNNQLEGPIPTSFGSLCNLRVIQFSYLKLNQHINEILDILAPCISHGLKTLEVRSSQISGNLTNQFEVYKNIATLNFYENKIGGELPISLGKRSSLRSLSLSYNQLRGNPFESLRPLSELSYLDIGYNNFEGVVTKDHLTNLTSLYEFFAPGNNLTLKVGPKWYPTFQLTYLDMNSWKLGPNFPSWIQSQDKLNYLAMPNTGILDSIPYWFWKTFSEASFLNLSHNHIHGELQTTLKNPISIIGVDLSANKLSGKFPYLSNGVGFLDLSSNSFSKSMDDFLCKGQEKPMKLEFLNLASNNLSGEIPDCWDIWPYLMDVNLQNNNFVGNIPQSMSSLIELESLSIRKNLLSGTFPTILKKTNKLILLDLGENNFSGTIPTWVGESFLDMKVLILRSNRFSGHIPNKICDMSLLQVLDFAQNNLTGNIPTCFNSLKTMTQMNKSTNALIYCSAINYTFEYSDYPVISVLLWLKGRGDEYKNFLGLVTSIDLSNNKLVGEIPREVTDLNGLMFLNLSHNQFSGHIPQNIGNMESLLAIDFSRNKLSGEILQPFQI from the coding sequence ATGACTTGCTCCTTTTTTATGGTTCTGTTTGTTTATTCGCTTTTTATGTCAACTTTTAGTGTGTGCAGAGAGACGATATGCATTGGAAGTGAGAGAGAGACACTGTTGAAGTTGAAGCATCATCTCACAGATCCTTCAAATAGGCTTTCTTCTTGGAATGTCTCTGTGAATCCCAATTGCTGCGAGTGGGATGGAGTTGTCTGCAACAACTTTACATCTCATGTTGCAGAGCTTCATCTCAGAACTTCATTTCCTGATTTCGATTATCCATTATATTACGAAGATTACGAAGAAGCATTGGAAGATCACAGTAGACGGGCCTTGGGTGGAGAGATAAATCCTTGTTTGGTTGATTTGAAGCATTTGAATTACTTGGATCTCAGCGGCAATCATTTTCCAAGTACTCCAATTCCTTCCTTCATTGCAACAATAACTTCTTTAACACACCTCAATCTTTCTTATGCTGGATTCATGGGAAATATTCCTTCTCAGATTGGAAATCTCTCCAATTTGCTCTATCTTGACCTCTCTTATGTTGCCAACGGAACAATTCCTCCCCAGATAGGGAGTCTCTCCAATTTACTCCACCTCCACCTCAGAGGTGGATATTATGAAGAATCTTTGtttcttgaaaatattaattggCTATCAAGTCTTTCCAAAATTCGTTATCTTACATTGAGCAGCATTTGGTCACGTAGAGGAGGTATGCTAATTCCTTCTTCTCTTGGTTCAATGAACTCCTTAGTTCACTTGGACCTCTCTTATTCTGAATTCATCGGCAACTTTCCTCCTCAGATTGGAAATCTTTCTAAATTAGTGTATCTAGACCTAAGCGGTGCTGCCAATGGAACACTTCCCTCTCAAATTGGAAATCTCTCTAATTTGTTGTATCTTGACCTTGGAAGTGATCTAACTTCGATTCCTAAAAATGTTGACTGCTTGTCAAGGCTTACAAAGCTTGAATATCTTGATTTAGGAGGTGCAAACCTATCCCAATCATTTCAATTGCTTCATACCCTCCAAGCTCTTCCTTCTTTGATGCACCTATATTTGTCGAGATGTACACTTCCTCACTACAATCAACCATCATTTCTTAACTTCTCGTCTCTCCTCACTCTTGATCTTTCTGAGGTTTATTATCATTCTGCAATTTCATTTGTTCCAAAGTGGGTATTTGGACTGAAGAAACttgtttctctatttttatATGCTAACAACTTTGAAGGTCCAATTCTTGATGATTTTCGAAACCTCACACttcttgaaaatcttgatttgaaggaaaattcattttcatcttctatACCTCATTGGTTTTATAGTAGTTTTCCTCATCTCAAGTTCTTGGACCTATCATATAACAACCTACAAGGAAATATTTCTGATGCCTTAGGAAATGTGACTTCTCTAGTTACACTTGATATGTCAAACAATCAACTTGAAGGTCCAATTCCAACTTCTTTTGGTTCTCTTTGCAACTTAAGGGTGATACAATTCTCATATCTCAAACTCAATCAGCACATTAATGAAATTTTAGATATTCTTGCTCCTTGTATTTCCCATGGACTCAAAACACTTGAAGTTAGAAGTTCTCAAATTTCAGGTAATCTAACAAACCAATTTGaggtttataaaaatattgccacactaaatttttatgaaaacaaaattggtGGAGAACTCCCAATATCACTCGGAAAACGTTCATCACTAAGATCTCTTTCTCTATCCTATAATCAGCTTAGAGGAAATCCATTTGAAAGTCTTAGACCACTCTCTGAATTGTCATATCTTGATAttggttataataattttgaaggAGTTGTCACGAAAGATCATCTAACAAATCTTACGAGTTTGTATGAGTTTTTTGCACCAGGAAACAATTTGACTTTAAAAGTGGGTCCAAAATGGTATCCTACTTTTCAACTTACTTATTTGGATATGAACTCTTGGAAATTAGGTCCCAACTTTCCTTCATGGATTCAATCACAAGACAAACTTAATTATTTAGCGATGCCTAACACGGGAATTTTGGATTCTATTCCCTATTGGTTTTGGAAAACATTTTCTGAAGCTTCTTTTCTAAATCTCTCTCATAATCATATCCATGGTGAGCTTCAGACTACTTTAAAGAATCCAATATCTATAATTGGTGTTGATCTAAGTGCAAATAAGTTAAGTGGCAAATTTCCTTACCTTTCAAATGGTGTGGGTTTTTTGGACCTTTCAAGCAATTCATTCTCCAAATCCATGGATGATTTTTTATGTAAAGGTCAAGAGAAGCCAATGAAATTAGAATTTCTCAATCTTGCATCGAATAACTTATCAGGGGAAATACCAGATTGTTGGGACATCTGGCCATATCTAATGGatgtaaatttacaaaataataattttgttggaAACATTCCCCAATCCATGAGTTCCTTAATAGAGCTAGAATCATTAAGCATCCGTAAAAACTTGCTTTCGGGAACATTTCCTACAATTTTGAAAAAGAccaataaattgattttgttggatcttggagaaaataatttttcaggAACAATTCCAACTTGGGTTGGAGAAAGTTTTTTAGATATGAAGGTTCTTATCCTTCGATCAAATAGATTTTCGGGTCATATTCCTAATAAAATATGTGATATGAGTCTTCTTCAAGTGTTAGACTTTGCACAAAATAATTTGACTGGAAACATACCTACTTGTTTTAACAGTTTGAAGACCATGACACAGATGAACAAAAGTACAAATGCTCTTATCTATTGTTCTGCTATAAACTATACATTTGAATATTCAGATTATCCTGTAATCAGTGTTCTTCTTTGGTTGAAAGGAAGAGGAGATGAATACAAAAACTTTCTCGGGTTGGTAACAAGCATTGATTTGTCGAATAACAAATTAGTAGGAGAAATACCGAGAGAAGTCACAGATTTAAATGGTTTGATGTTTTTGAACTTGTCCCACAACCAATTTAGTGGTCACATTCCACAGAATATCGGTAATATGGAATCATTGTTGGCCATTGATTTTTCAAGGAATAAACTTTCTGGTGAAATCCTCCAACCATTTCAAATTTGA